The proteins below come from a single Agelaius phoeniceus isolate bAgePho1 chromosome 22, bAgePho1.hap1, whole genome shotgun sequence genomic window:
- the ATP5IF1 gene encoding ATPase inhibitor, mitochondrial codes for MAAVAVAAARGGLRGALLAQQQRWSSGSGADQLGELGKGAGKGGGGGGSIREAGGAFGKKQAAEEERYFREKEREQLSALRKHHEEEIHHHQKEIERLQKEIERHKHKIKQLKDD; via the exons ATGGCGGCCGTGGCGGtagcggcggcgcggggcggcctGCGAGGGGCTCTGCTGGCGCAGCAGCAGCGCTGGAGCTCGGGATCGGGCGCCGACCAG CTGGGCGAGCTGGGGAAAGGCGCTGGGaagggcggcggcggcggcggctccatCCGCGAGGCCGGCGGTGCCTTCGGGAAGAAGCAGGCGGCCGAGGAGGAGCGGTACTTCAG GGAAAAGGAGCGGGAGCAGCTCTCTGCCTTACGGAAACACCACGAGGAAGAGATTCACCACCACCAGAAAGAGATTGAGCGTCTGCAGAAAGAAATCGAGCGCCATAAGCATAAGATCAAGCAGCTTAAAGATGACTAA
- the HNRNPR gene encoding heterogeneous nuclear ribonucleoprotein R isoform X4 has protein sequence MKTYRQREKQGSKVQESTKGPDEAKIKALLERTGYTLDVTTGQRKYGGPPPDTVYSGVQPGIGTEVFVGKIPRDLYEDELVPLFEKAGPIWDLRLMMDPLSGQNRGYAFITFCSKDAAQEAVKLCDNYEIRPGKHLGVCISVANNRLFVGSIPKNKTKENILEEFGKVTEGLVDVILYHQPDDKKKNRGFCFLEYEDHKSAAQARRRLMSGKVKVWGNVVTVEWADPVEEPDPEVMAKVKVLFVRNLATTVTEEILEKSFSEFGKLERVKKLKDYAFVHFEDRGAAVKAMNEMNGKEIEGEEIEIVLAKPPDKKRKERQAARQASRSTAYEDYYYYPPPRMPPPIRGRGRGGRGGYGYPPDYYGYEDYYDDYYGYDYHDYRGGYEDPYYGYDDGYAIRGRGGGGRGGRGAPPPPRGRGAPPPRGRAGYSQRGAPMGPPRGARGGRGGPAQQQRGRGARGARGNRGGNVGGKRKADGYNQPDSKRRQTNNQQNWGSQPIAQQPLQQGGDYAGNYGYNNDNQEFYQDTYGQQWK, from the exons ATGAAGACCTACAGGCAAAGAGagaaacaaggcagcaaagtaCAGGAATCAACGAAGGGACCAGATGAAGCAAAGATTAAG gcttTGCTAGAGAGGACTGGTTACACTTTGGATGTAACTACAGGACAGAGGAAATATGGGGGTCCTCCTCCAGATACTGTGTATTCTGGTGTTCAGCCTGGCATTGGAACAGAG GTTTTTGTTGGTAAAATTCCCCGAGACCTTTATGAAGATGAGTTGGTACCACTCTTTGAGAAGGCTGGTCCAATTTGGGATCTGCGTCTCATGATGGATCCTCTTTCTGGTCAGAACAGAGGTTATGCTTTCATTACCTTTTGTAGTAAAGATGCAGCACAAGAAGCAGTCAAACTG tgtgaCAATTATGAAATCCGTCCTGGCAAGCACCTTGGAGTATGCATCTCCGTGGCAAACAACAGGTTATTTGTTGGGTCAATTCCAAAGAACAAAACTAAGGAAAACATACTGGAAGAGTTTGGTAAAGTCACAG AGGGTTTGGTGGATGTAATTTTGTATCATCAACCTGATGATAAAAAGAAGAATCGAGGATTCTGCTTCTTGGAATATGAGGATCACAAGTCAGCAGCGCAAGCTCGCCGCCGCCTGATGAGTGGCAAAGTAAAAGTCTGGGGAAATGTTGTTACAGTGGAATGGGCTGATCCAGTAGAGGAACCTGATCCAGAAGTGATGGCAAAG GTTAAAGTTTTATTTGTAAGAAACTTGGCCACTACTGTGACAGAAGAAATTCTTGAGAAATCCTTTTCTGAATTTGGAAAGCTGGAAAGAGTAAAGAAGTTGAAGGATTATGCATTTGTTCATTTTGAGGACAGAGGTGCAGCAGTGAAG GCTATGAATGAAATGAATGGGAAAGAGATAGAAGGGGAAGAAATTGAAATAGTATTAGCAAAGCCACCGgataagaaaaggaaagaacGTCAGGCTGCCAGACAGGCCTCCCGGAGCACTGC GTATGAAGATTATTATTACTACCCTCCGCCTCGCATGCCACCTCCTATTAGAGGCCGAGGCCGTGGAGGAAGAGGTGGATATGGCTATCCCCCAGATTACTATGGCTATGAAGATTATTATGATGATTACTATGGCTATGACTATCATGACTACCGTGGTGGCTATGAAGATCCCTATTACGGCTATGATGATGGCTATGCTataagaggaagaggaggaggaggaaggggtgGGAGAGGTGCCCCTCCACCACCTAGGGGGCGGGGAGCACCACCACCAAGAGGTAGAGCTGGCTACTCACAGAGGGGGGCACCCATGGGACCGCCAAGAGGAGCCAGGGGGGGGAGAGGGGGCCCCgcgcagcagcagagaggacgTGGTGCTCGTGGAGCCAGGGGCAACCGTGGGGGCAACGTAGGAGGCAAGAGAAAGGCAGATGGGTACAACCAGCCTGATTCCAAGCGCCGGCAGACCAACAACCAGCAGAACTGGGGCTCCCAACCCATCGCTCAGCAGCCGCTCCAGCAAGGTGGTGACTATGCCGGTAACTATGGTTACAATAATGACAACCAGGAATTTTATCAGGATACTTATGGGCAACAGTGGAAGTAG
- the HNRNPR gene encoding heterogeneous nuclear ribonucleoprotein R isoform X3 gives MRRRRSARHLPSLLGPELRRAGPAPHNKMANQVNGNAVQLKEEEEPMDTSSVTHTEHYKTLIEAGLPQKVAERLDEIFQTGLVAYVDLDERAIDALREFNEEGALSVLQQFKESDLSHVQNKSAFLCGVMKTYRQREKQGSKVQESTKGPDEAKIKALLERTGYTLDVTTGQRKYGGPPPDTVYSGVQPGIGTEVFVGKIPRDLYEDELVPLFEKAGPIWDLRLMMDPLSGQNRGYAFITFCSKDAAQEAVKLCDNYEIRPGKHLGVCISVANNRLFVGSIPKNKTKENILEEFGKVTEGLVDVILYHQPDDKKKNRGFCFLEYEDHKSAAQARRRLMSGKVKVWGNVVTVEWADPVEEPDPEVMAKVKVLFVRNLATTVTEEILEKSFSEFGKLERVKKLKDYAFVHFEDRGAAVKAMNEMNGKEIEGEEIEIVLAKPPDKKRKERQAARQASRSTAYEDYYYYPPPRMPPPIRGRGRGGRGGYGYPPDYYGYEDYYDDYYGYDYHDYRGGYEDPYYGYDDGYAIRGRGGGGRGGRGAPPPPRGRGAPPPRGRAGYSQRGAPMGPPRGARGGRGGPAQQQRGRGARGARGNRGGNVGGKRKADGYNQPDSKRRQTNNQQNWGSQPIAQQPLQQGGDYAGNYGYNNDNQEFYQDTYGQQWK, from the exons atgaggagaaggaggagcGCGCGCCATTTGCCGTCGCTGCTTGGGCCCGAGCTGCGccgcgccggccccgctccg CATAATAAAATGGCTAATCAGGTGAATGGTAATGCGGTACAGttaaaagaagaggaagaaccAATGGATACTTCCAGTGTAACTCACACAGAACACTACAAGACACTGATAGAGGCAGGCCTCCCACAGAAGGTGGCAGAGAGACTTGATGAAATATTTCAGACAG GCTTGGTAGCTTATGTCGATCTTGATGAAAGAGCAATTGATGCTCTTAGGGAATTTAATGAAGAAGGAGCCCTCTCTGTATTACAGCAATTTAAAGAAAGTGACCTGTCGCATGTACAG AACAAAAGTGCATTTTTATGTGGAGTTATGAAGACCTACAGGCAAAGAGagaaacaaggcagcaaagtaCAGGAATCAACGAAGGGACCAGATGAAGCAAAGATTAAG gcttTGCTAGAGAGGACTGGTTACACTTTGGATGTAACTACAGGACAGAGGAAATATGGGGGTCCTCCTCCAGATACTGTGTATTCTGGTGTTCAGCCTGGCATTGGAACAGAG GTTTTTGTTGGTAAAATTCCCCGAGACCTTTATGAAGATGAGTTGGTACCACTCTTTGAGAAGGCTGGTCCAATTTGGGATCTGCGTCTCATGATGGATCCTCTTTCTGGTCAGAACAGAGGTTATGCTTTCATTACCTTTTGTAGTAAAGATGCAGCACAAGAAGCAGTCAAACTG tgtgaCAATTATGAAATCCGTCCTGGCAAGCACCTTGGAGTATGCATCTCCGTGGCAAACAACAGGTTATTTGTTGGGTCAATTCCAAAGAACAAAACTAAGGAAAACATACTGGAAGAGTTTGGTAAAGTCACAG AGGGTTTGGTGGATGTAATTTTGTATCATCAACCTGATGATAAAAAGAAGAATCGAGGATTCTGCTTCTTGGAATATGAGGATCACAAGTCAGCAGCGCAAGCTCGCCGCCGCCTGATGAGTGGCAAAGTAAAAGTCTGGGGAAATGTTGTTACAGTGGAATGGGCTGATCCAGTAGAGGAACCTGATCCAGAAGTGATGGCAAAG GTTAAAGTTTTATTTGTAAGAAACTTGGCCACTACTGTGACAGAAGAAATTCTTGAGAAATCCTTTTCTGAATTTGGAAAGCTGGAAAGAGTAAAGAAGTTGAAGGATTATGCATTTGTTCATTTTGAGGACAGAGGTGCAGCAGTGAAG GCTATGAATGAAATGAATGGGAAAGAGATAGAAGGGGAAGAAATTGAAATAGTATTAGCAAAGCCACCGgataagaaaaggaaagaacGTCAGGCTGCCAGACAGGCCTCCCGGAGCACTGC GTATGAAGATTATTATTACTACCCTCCGCCTCGCATGCCACCTCCTATTAGAGGCCGAGGCCGTGGAGGAAGAGGTGGATATGGCTATCCCCCAGATTACTATGGCTATGAAGATTATTATGATGATTACTATGGCTATGACTATCATGACTACCGTGGTGGCTATGAAGATCCCTATTACGGCTATGATGATGGCTATGCTataagaggaagaggaggaggaggaaggggtgGGAGAGGTGCCCCTCCACCACCTAGGGGGCGGGGAGCACCACCACCAAGAGGTAGAGCTGGCTACTCACAGAGGGGGGCACCCATGGGACCGCCAAGAGGAGCCAGGGGGGGGAGAGGGGGCCCCgcgcagcagcagagaggacgTGGTGCTCGTGGAGCCAGGGGCAACCGTGGGGGCAACGTAGGAGGCAAGAGAAAGGCAGATGGGTACAACCAGCCTGATTCCAAGCGCCGGCAGACCAACAACCAGCAGAACTGGGGCTCCCAACCCATCGCTCAGCAGCCGCTCCAGCAAGGTGGTGACTATGCCGGTAACTATGGTTACAATAATGACAACCAGGAATTTTATCAGGATACTTATGGGCAACAGTGGAAGTAG
- the HNRNPR gene encoding heterogeneous nuclear ribonucleoprotein R isoform X2, producing the protein MRRRRSARHLPSLLGPELRRAGPAPQHNKMANQVNGNAVQLKEEEEPMDTSSVTHTEHYKTLIEAGLPQKVAERLDEIFQTGLVAYVDLDERAIDALREFNEEGALSVLQQFKESDLSHVQNKSAFLCGVMKTYRQREKQGSKVQESTKGPDEAKIKALLERTGYTLDVTTGQRKYGGPPPDTVYSGVQPGIGTEVFVGKIPRDLYEDELVPLFEKAGPIWDLRLMMDPLSGQNRGYAFITFCSKDAAQEAVKLCDNYEIRPGKHLGVCISVANNRLFVGSIPKNKTKENILEEFGKVTEGLVDVILYHQPDDKKKNRGFCFLEYEDHKSAAQARRRLMSGKVKVWGNVVTVEWADPVEEPDPEVMAKVKVLFVRNLATTVTEEILEKSFSEFGKLERVKKLKDYAFVHFEDRGAAVKAMNEMNGKEIEGEEIEIVLAKPPDKKRKERQAARQASRSTAYEDYYYYPPPRMPPPIRGRGRGGRGGYGYPPDYYGYEDYYDDYYGYDYHDYRGGYEDPYYGYDDGYAIRGRGGGGRGGRGAPPPPRGRGAPPPRGRAGYSQRGAPMGPPRGARGGRGGPAQQQRGRGARGARGNRGGNVGGKRKADGYNQPDSKRRQTNNQQNWGSQPIAQQPLQQGGDYAGNYGYNNDNQEFYQDTYGQQWK; encoded by the exons atgaggagaaggaggagcGCGCGCCATTTGCCGTCGCTGCTTGGGCCCGAGCTGCGccgcgccggccccgctccg CAGCATAATAAAATGGCTAATCAGGTGAATGGTAATGCGGTACAGttaaaagaagaggaagaaccAATGGATACTTCCAGTGTAACTCACACAGAACACTACAAGACACTGATAGAGGCAGGCCTCCCACAGAAGGTGGCAGAGAGACTTGATGAAATATTTCAGACAG GCTTGGTAGCTTATGTCGATCTTGATGAAAGAGCAATTGATGCTCTTAGGGAATTTAATGAAGAAGGAGCCCTCTCTGTATTACAGCAATTTAAAGAAAGTGACCTGTCGCATGTACAG AACAAAAGTGCATTTTTATGTGGAGTTATGAAGACCTACAGGCAAAGAGagaaacaaggcagcaaagtaCAGGAATCAACGAAGGGACCAGATGAAGCAAAGATTAAG gcttTGCTAGAGAGGACTGGTTACACTTTGGATGTAACTACAGGACAGAGGAAATATGGGGGTCCTCCTCCAGATACTGTGTATTCTGGTGTTCAGCCTGGCATTGGAACAGAG GTTTTTGTTGGTAAAATTCCCCGAGACCTTTATGAAGATGAGTTGGTACCACTCTTTGAGAAGGCTGGTCCAATTTGGGATCTGCGTCTCATGATGGATCCTCTTTCTGGTCAGAACAGAGGTTATGCTTTCATTACCTTTTGTAGTAAAGATGCAGCACAAGAAGCAGTCAAACTG tgtgaCAATTATGAAATCCGTCCTGGCAAGCACCTTGGAGTATGCATCTCCGTGGCAAACAACAGGTTATTTGTTGGGTCAATTCCAAAGAACAAAACTAAGGAAAACATACTGGAAGAGTTTGGTAAAGTCACAG AGGGTTTGGTGGATGTAATTTTGTATCATCAACCTGATGATAAAAAGAAGAATCGAGGATTCTGCTTCTTGGAATATGAGGATCACAAGTCAGCAGCGCAAGCTCGCCGCCGCCTGATGAGTGGCAAAGTAAAAGTCTGGGGAAATGTTGTTACAGTGGAATGGGCTGATCCAGTAGAGGAACCTGATCCAGAAGTGATGGCAAAG GTTAAAGTTTTATTTGTAAGAAACTTGGCCACTACTGTGACAGAAGAAATTCTTGAGAAATCCTTTTCTGAATTTGGAAAGCTGGAAAGAGTAAAGAAGTTGAAGGATTATGCATTTGTTCATTTTGAGGACAGAGGTGCAGCAGTGAAG GCTATGAATGAAATGAATGGGAAAGAGATAGAAGGGGAAGAAATTGAAATAGTATTAGCAAAGCCACCGgataagaaaaggaaagaacGTCAGGCTGCCAGACAGGCCTCCCGGAGCACTGC GTATGAAGATTATTATTACTACCCTCCGCCTCGCATGCCACCTCCTATTAGAGGCCGAGGCCGTGGAGGAAGAGGTGGATATGGCTATCCCCCAGATTACTATGGCTATGAAGATTATTATGATGATTACTATGGCTATGACTATCATGACTACCGTGGTGGCTATGAAGATCCCTATTACGGCTATGATGATGGCTATGCTataagaggaagaggaggaggaggaaggggtgGGAGAGGTGCCCCTCCACCACCTAGGGGGCGGGGAGCACCACCACCAAGAGGTAGAGCTGGCTACTCACAGAGGGGGGCACCCATGGGACCGCCAAGAGGAGCCAGGGGGGGGAGAGGGGGCCCCgcgcagcagcagagaggacgTGGTGCTCGTGGAGCCAGGGGCAACCGTGGGGGCAACGTAGGAGGCAAGAGAAAGGCAGATGGGTACAACCAGCCTGATTCCAAGCGCCGGCAGACCAACAACCAGCAGAACTGGGGCTCCCAACCCATCGCTCAGCAGCCGCTCCAGCAAGGTGGTGACTATGCCGGTAACTATGGTTACAATAATGACAACCAGGAATTTTATCAGGATACTTATGGGCAACAGTGGAAGTAG
- the HNRNPR gene encoding heterogeneous nuclear ribonucleoprotein R isoform X1, producing MANQVNGNAVQLKEEEEPMDTSSVTHTEHYKTLIEAGLPQKVAERLDEIFQTGLVAYVDLDERAIDALREFNEEGALSVLQQFKESDLSHVQNKSAFLCGVMKTYRQREKQGSKVQESTKGPDEAKIKALLERTGYTLDVTTGQRKYGGPPPDTVYSGVQPGIGTEVFVGKIPRDLYEDELVPLFEKAGPIWDLRLMMDPLSGQNRGYAFITFCSKDAAQEAVKLCDNYEIRPGKHLGVCISVANNRLFVGSIPKNKTKENILEEFGKVTEGLVDVILYHQPDDKKKNRGFCFLEYEDHKSAAQARRRLMSGKVKVWGNVVTVEWADPVEEPDPEVMAKVKVLFVRNLATTVTEEILEKSFSEFGKLERVKKLKDYAFVHFEDRGAAVKAMNEMNGKEIEGEEIEIVLAKPPDKKRKERQAARQASRSTAYEDYYYYPPPRMPPPIRGRGRGGRGGYGYPPDYYGYEDYYDDYYGYDYHDYRGGYEDPYYGYDDGYAIRGRGGGGRGGRGAPPPPRGRGAPPPRGRAGYSQRGAPMGPPRGARGGRGGPAQQQRGRGARGARGNRGGNVGGKRKADGYNQPDSKRRQTNNQQNWGSQPIAQQPLQQGGDYAGNYGYNNDNQEFYQDTYGQQWK from the exons ATGGCTAATCAGGTGAATGGTAATGCGGTACAGttaaaagaagaggaagaaccAATGGATACTTCCAGTGTAACTCACACAGAACACTACAAGACACTGATAGAGGCAGGCCTCCCACAGAAGGTGGCAGAGAGACTTGATGAAATATTTCAGACAG GCTTGGTAGCTTATGTCGATCTTGATGAAAGAGCAATTGATGCTCTTAGGGAATTTAATGAAGAAGGAGCCCTCTCTGTATTACAGCAATTTAAAGAAAGTGACCTGTCGCATGTACAG AACAAAAGTGCATTTTTATGTGGAGTTATGAAGACCTACAGGCAAAGAGagaaacaaggcagcaaagtaCAGGAATCAACGAAGGGACCAGATGAAGCAAAGATTAAG gcttTGCTAGAGAGGACTGGTTACACTTTGGATGTAACTACAGGACAGAGGAAATATGGGGGTCCTCCTCCAGATACTGTGTATTCTGGTGTTCAGCCTGGCATTGGAACAGAG GTTTTTGTTGGTAAAATTCCCCGAGACCTTTATGAAGATGAGTTGGTACCACTCTTTGAGAAGGCTGGTCCAATTTGGGATCTGCGTCTCATGATGGATCCTCTTTCTGGTCAGAACAGAGGTTATGCTTTCATTACCTTTTGTAGTAAAGATGCAGCACAAGAAGCAGTCAAACTG tgtgaCAATTATGAAATCCGTCCTGGCAAGCACCTTGGAGTATGCATCTCCGTGGCAAACAACAGGTTATTTGTTGGGTCAATTCCAAAGAACAAAACTAAGGAAAACATACTGGAAGAGTTTGGTAAAGTCACAG AGGGTTTGGTGGATGTAATTTTGTATCATCAACCTGATGATAAAAAGAAGAATCGAGGATTCTGCTTCTTGGAATATGAGGATCACAAGTCAGCAGCGCAAGCTCGCCGCCGCCTGATGAGTGGCAAAGTAAAAGTCTGGGGAAATGTTGTTACAGTGGAATGGGCTGATCCAGTAGAGGAACCTGATCCAGAAGTGATGGCAAAG GTTAAAGTTTTATTTGTAAGAAACTTGGCCACTACTGTGACAGAAGAAATTCTTGAGAAATCCTTTTCTGAATTTGGAAAGCTGGAAAGAGTAAAGAAGTTGAAGGATTATGCATTTGTTCATTTTGAGGACAGAGGTGCAGCAGTGAAG GCTATGAATGAAATGAATGGGAAAGAGATAGAAGGGGAAGAAATTGAAATAGTATTAGCAAAGCCACCGgataagaaaaggaaagaacGTCAGGCTGCCAGACAGGCCTCCCGGAGCACTGC GTATGAAGATTATTATTACTACCCTCCGCCTCGCATGCCACCTCCTATTAGAGGCCGAGGCCGTGGAGGAAGAGGTGGATATGGCTATCCCCCAGATTACTATGGCTATGAAGATTATTATGATGATTACTATGGCTATGACTATCATGACTACCGTGGTGGCTATGAAGATCCCTATTACGGCTATGATGATGGCTATGCTataagaggaagaggaggaggaggaaggggtgGGAGAGGTGCCCCTCCACCACCTAGGGGGCGGGGAGCACCACCACCAAGAGGTAGAGCTGGCTACTCACAGAGGGGGGCACCCATGGGACCGCCAAGAGGAGCCAGGGGGGGGAGAGGGGGCCCCgcgcagcagcagagaggacgTGGTGCTCGTGGAGCCAGGGGCAACCGTGGGGGCAACGTAGGAGGCAAGAGAAAGGCAGATGGGTACAACCAGCCTGATTCCAAGCGCCGGCAGACCAACAACCAGCAGAACTGGGGCTCCCAACCCATCGCTCAGCAGCCGCTCCAGCAAGGTGGTGACTATGCCGGTAACTATGGTTACAATAATGACAACCAGGAATTTTATCAGGATACTTATGGGCAACAGTGGAAGTAG